One genomic segment of uncultured Desulfobacter sp. includes these proteins:
- a CDS encoding DNA-directed RNA polymerase subunit alpha: MSSENLAYVNWREMIKPEKLDVTTTSTYGKFVCEPLERGYGITIGNSLRRIILSSIYGAAIVSVKFDDALHEYSVISDIREDVSEIILNLKELKLKVDDPEEKILTLNVTGEAEVTGADIVSPDGGVTILNPEQHIATVNKNGKLNIVMVVKTGKGYALSSANKDDDAPIGTIPIDSAFSPIKRVKYVVGTSRIGQKTDYDKLTFEVWTDGSVTPDDAVAYGAKILKEQMNPFINFDEELEPDESEYKTDEGEKGFNENIYRSVDELELSVRSSNCLKNARIHTIYQLVQKTDSEMLKTKNFGRKSLNEIKEVLNSMELALGMDLEGIEPPEDVNTQEGE; encoded by the coding sequence ATGTCATCTGAAAATCTTGCATATGTTAACTGGCGAGAGATGATCAAGCCGGAAAAGCTTGATGTTACCACAACTTCCACCTATGGCAAGTTTGTGTGTGAACCCCTTGAAAGGGGATACGGCATCACCATTGGTAACTCGCTTCGGCGAATTATTTTATCATCCATTTATGGCGCCGCCATAGTCTCCGTGAAATTCGATGATGCACTTCACGAATACAGCGTTATATCAGATATTAGAGAGGATGTTTCCGAGATCATTCTCAATCTGAAAGAATTAAAGCTCAAAGTGGACGATCCAGAAGAAAAAATATTGACCCTTAATGTCACTGGCGAGGCGGAGGTTACAGGTGCAGACATCGTCAGTCCTGATGGTGGGGTGACGATTCTTAACCCGGAGCAGCATATTGCCACGGTAAACAAAAATGGAAAACTCAATATCGTCATGGTTGTGAAAACAGGTAAGGGGTATGCACTGTCATCAGCGAATAAGGACGACGATGCCCCTATCGGTACTATTCCCATTGATTCCGCGTTTTCCCCAATTAAGCGAGTAAAGTATGTGGTGGGCACATCTCGTATCGGTCAGAAAACCGACTATGACAAACTGACTTTCGAAGTCTGGACAGATGGTAGTGTTACACCTGATGATGCTGTTGCCTACGGCGCAAAGATACTTAAAGAACAGATGAATCCTTTTATCAATTTTGATGAAGAACTTGAACCTGATGAATCGGAATATAAAACCGATGAAGGTGAAAAGGGATTCAATGAGAATATTTATCGTTCCGTGGATGAACTAGAACTCTCAGTTCGCAGTTCAAACTGTCTGAAAAATGCGAGAATCCATACCATTTATCAGCTGGTCCAGAAAACCGACAGCGAAATGCTCAAGACAAAAAATTTCGGCCGAAAATCACTCAATGAAATCAAAGAAGTGCTCAATTCAATGGAGCTGGCTTTGGGGATGGACCTTGAAGGGATCGAACCGCCGGAAGATGTGAATACTCAGGAAGGAGAATAA
- the rplQ gene encoding 50S ribosomal protein L17 produces the protein MKHRKSVLKLNRTSAHRKAMFRNMVTSLFKHSSIKTTEAKAKGLRKIADKMITLAKRGDLHARRQAMAVIREKDVVHTLFEEVAEKFNSRQGGYTRITKLGPRKGDVAPMVQIELITD, from the coding sequence ATGAAGCATAGAAAATCCGTATTAAAGCTGAACAGAACCTCTGCCCATAGAAAGGCGATGTTTAGGAACATGGTAACTTCTCTGTTCAAACACAGCAGCATCAAGACCACTGAGGCTAAAGCCAAAGGCCTTCGTAAAATTGCCGATAAAATGATTACCCTGGCTAAACGTGGAGATCTTCATGCCAGGCGTCAGGCAATGGCGGTAATCCGTGAAAAAGATGTTGTGCATACCCTTTTTGAAGAGGTAGCAGAGAAGTTTAACTCAAGGCAGGGTGGATACACCAGAATTACCAAGCTAGGACCAAGAAAAGGGGACGTTGCTCCTATGGTTCAGATTGAGTTGATCACCGATTAA